One Mycobacterium kubicae genomic window carries:
- a CDS encoding serine/threonine-protein kinase translates to MTSVSRVGSRFGPYLLRRLLGTGGFGEVYEAEDTVMHRVVALKLLSSSYSHNPAFRERLFREARTAGRLHDPHVVPIHGCGEIEGQLYIDMRLIDGTDLQSVLEREGALSPSRAVTIVRQIAAALDAAHAETVIHRDVKPANILLGKDDFACLVDFGLANAATDTKLTSEGTTIGSFAYLAPERLASGEVTPGADIYALACVLYECLTGSAPYESRTEIPALVAAHLTSPPPQPSRDHLGIPIGFDEVISRGMAKEPQDRYRSAGELAGAAQRALDTPVRQRNWAVPPHQAATTQPWTSGGAPRIRAPALMPSPMHRKSRRNVLIAAAVAVVALTAAVVAVVAVPDSSQHATVSTSTTAVSSSTAPPTTSAAPPLNATRLTIIGYGELNGIALTPGGDIYVVGTSEPRVYKLSPNSTAPVDVPFPGLTRPKRVSVDGAGAIYVTDFPRGDNVGMVMKLDPGAANPVELPFGRFYPNGIATDAAGTVYVASNERVLQLPVGATTPNVLPFGGGPFEDVTVDGAGNVYALQAGRVLKLKPGDAVPNQLPFGQLGYAQSIAVDAPGNIYVIDNSESMGRLLKLAVGAESAIRMFAPENQRFGGMAVDATGAIYLTENNRVLKVGAS, encoded by the coding sequence ATGACTTCCGTATCTCGAGTGGGTAGCCGGTTCGGGCCCTACCTGTTACGGCGACTACTCGGCACCGGCGGCTTCGGCGAGGTCTACGAAGCCGAAGACACCGTGATGCACCGCGTGGTGGCGCTCAAATTGCTGTCCAGCAGTTACTCGCACAACCCGGCGTTTCGCGAGCGGTTGTTTCGCGAAGCCCGCACCGCCGGACGGCTGCACGACCCGCACGTGGTTCCCATCCACGGCTGCGGCGAGATCGAGGGCCAGCTTTACATCGACATGCGGCTCATCGACGGCACGGACCTGCAAAGCGTCCTGGAACGCGAAGGCGCACTGTCTCCATCGCGGGCCGTCACCATCGTGCGCCAAATCGCCGCTGCGCTGGACGCCGCGCACGCCGAGACGGTGATACATCGCGACGTCAAACCCGCCAACATCCTGCTGGGCAAAGACGACTTCGCTTGCCTGGTGGACTTCGGGCTGGCCAATGCCGCCACCGACACCAAACTGACCAGCGAAGGCACCACGATCGGCTCTTTCGCCTACCTCGCTCCAGAACGCCTGGCCTCCGGTGAAGTCACACCCGGCGCTGACATCTACGCACTGGCGTGTGTCCTGTACGAGTGCCTGACCGGGTCGGCGCCCTATGAGAGCCGTACCGAGATACCGGCCCTGGTCGCCGCCCACCTGACCAGTCCCCCGCCGCAACCGAGCCGGGACCATCTGGGAATCCCGATCGGATTCGACGAGGTGATTAGCCGCGGCATGGCCAAAGAGCCGCAGGATCGATACCGCAGCGCCGGCGAATTGGCGGGCGCCGCCCAGCGGGCCCTCGATACCCCGGTGCGCCAACGGAATTGGGCGGTTCCGCCGCACCAGGCAGCCACTACGCAACCTTGGACTTCCGGCGGTGCGCCGAGAATCCGGGCTCCGGCACTGATGCCTTCCCCGATGCATCGAAAGTCACGTCGCAACGTCCTCATCGCGGCCGCCGTCGCGGTGGTTGCCCTCACGGCGGCGGTGGTTGCGGTCGTGGCCGTTCCCGACTCCTCGCAGCACGCCACGGTCAGCACCAGCACGACAGCGGTGTCCAGCAGCACCGCACCGCCGACGACCAGCGCGGCCCCGCCGCTCAACGCCACCCGATTGACAATCATCGGCTACGGGGAGCTCAACGGGATAGCGCTCACGCCGGGCGGCGACATCTACGTCGTCGGTACCAGCGAGCCGCGCGTATACAAGTTATCGCCGAATTCCACTGCGCCGGTTGATGTTCCGTTCCCCGGGTTGACCCGGCCCAAGCGGGTCAGTGTGGACGGCGCCGGCGCCATCTACGTCACCGACTTCCCACGCGGCGACAACGTCGGCATGGTGATGAAGCTGGACCCGGGCGCCGCCAACCCGGTGGAATTACCCTTCGGACGGTTTTACCCCAACGGGATCGCCACCGACGCCGCCGGTACCGTTTACGTAGCGTCCAACGAACGGGTGCTGCAATTGCCGGTCGGGGCCACCACACCGAACGTCCTGCCTTTCGGTGGTGGACCATTCGAGGATGTCACCGTCGACGGCGCGGGCAATGTGTATGCGCTGCAAGCGGGTCGGGTGTTGAAGCTGAAGCCCGGTGACGCTGTCCCGAATCAGCTTCCGTTCGGCCAGTTGGGTTACGCCCAGAGCATTGCGGTCGACGCGCCGGGCAACATCTATGTCATCGACAATTCCGAAAGCATGGGCAGGCTGCTGAAATTGGCGGTCGGCGCCGAATCGGCCATTCGGATGTTCGCACCGGAGAACCAGCGATTCGGTGGTATGGCGGTCGATGCCACGGGCGCGATCTACCTGACGGAGAACAACCGAGTGCTCAAAGTCGGAGCCAGTTGA
- a CDS encoding SDR family NAD(P)-dependent oxidoreductase, whose amino-acid sequence MNLGDLTNIVEKPIAAVSHIINTPNSAGRYRPFYWRNLLDAVQGHTLKEAVDGKTILITGGSSGIGEAAAKKIADAGGAVALVARTRENLEKVAEEIRDEGGTAHVYPCDLSDMDAIAEMADQVLADLGGVDILINNAGKSIRRSLELSYERIHDYQRTMQLNYLGAVQLILKFIPGMRERGFGHIVNVSSVGVQTRAPRFGAYIASKAALDSLCDALQAETVNDNVRFTTVHMALVRTPMISPTTMYDKFPALTPDQAAGVIADALVHRPRRSSSPFGQFAAVADAVNPAVMDRVRNRAFSMFKDSAAARGSDQSHTDPSEIDKRSETFVRATRGIHW is encoded by the coding sequence ATGAATCTTGGTGACCTGACGAACATTGTGGAGAAGCCGATCGCGGCGGTGTCCCACATCATCAACACCCCGAACTCGGCTGGGCGATACCGACCGTTCTACTGGCGCAACCTGCTCGACGCGGTGCAGGGTCACACGCTGAAAGAGGCTGTCGACGGCAAGACCATCCTGATCACGGGCGGTTCGTCGGGCATCGGCGAGGCGGCGGCAAAGAAAATTGCCGACGCTGGTGGCGCCGTGGCGCTGGTCGCGCGGACCCGGGAGAATTTGGAGAAGGTCGCCGAGGAGATTCGCGACGAGGGCGGCACGGCCCACGTATACCCGTGCGATCTGTCCGACATGGACGCCATCGCCGAGATGGCCGACCAGGTGCTCGCCGATCTCGGGGGCGTGGACATCCTGATCAACAACGCGGGCAAGTCGATCCGGCGGTCCCTGGAGCTGTCCTACGAGCGCATTCATGACTATCAACGGACTATGCAGCTGAACTATCTCGGTGCGGTGCAGCTCATCTTGAAGTTCATCCCCGGCATGCGGGAACGCGGTTTCGGGCACATCGTGAACGTCTCGTCGGTCGGGGTGCAGACGCGCGCCCCCCGGTTCGGCGCCTACATCGCCAGCAAGGCCGCCCTGGACAGCCTTTGTGATGCGCTGCAAGCCGAGACGGTCAACGACAACGTCCGGTTCACCACCGTGCACATGGCGCTGGTGCGCACCCCGATGATCAGCCCCACCACCATGTACGACAAGTTCCCGGCCCTGACACCGGATCAAGCCGCCGGAGTCATCGCCGATGCCCTGGTGCACCGGCCGCGGCGGTCCAGTTCACCGTTCGGGCAATTCGCCGCCGTGGCCGACGCGGTCAATCCCGCGGTGATGGACCGGGTGCGCAACCGCGCGTTCAGCATGTTCAAGGACTCCGCGGCGGCCCGAGGATCCGACCAATCCCACACGGACCCATCGGAAATCGACAAGCGAAGCGAAACATTCGTGCGCGCGACACGAGGAATACATTGGTGA
- a CDS encoding SDR family NAD(P)-dependent oxidoreductase, with protein sequence MSLPKPNKETPVVITGASSGIGVELARGLAGRGFPLVLVARRRERLDELAGKLRAEHQVEVEVLPLDLSDADGRAQLADRLRSDPIGGLCNSAGFGTSGRFFELPPERESDQVTLNALALMELTRAALPGMVERGAGAVLNIASIAGFQPIPYMAVYSATKAFVLTFSEAVQEELHGTGVSVTALCPGPVPTEWAQIADAERFSLPLLQTSPHEVAKQAIQGMLAGKRTVVPGAVPKAVSTSGRLIPRSLLLPGIRIGNALRGGPGR encoded by the coding sequence ATGAGCCTGCCCAAACCGAACAAAGAGACCCCCGTCGTCATCACCGGCGCCTCGTCGGGCATCGGTGTCGAGTTGGCGCGCGGCCTGGCCGGCCGTGGCTTTCCGTTGGTGTTGGTCGCGCGGCGTCGCGAGCGTCTGGACGAGCTGGCCGGCAAGTTGCGTGCCGAGCATCAGGTCGAGGTGGAAGTCCTGCCGCTGGACCTCTCCGACGCCGACGGCCGGGCACAGCTGGCCGACCGCCTCCGTAGCGATCCGATCGGCGGCTTGTGCAACAGCGCGGGTTTCGGCACCAGCGGGCGCTTCTTCGAACTTCCCCCTGAACGGGAGAGCGACCAAGTCACCCTCAACGCGCTGGCCCTGATGGAGCTCACCCGGGCCGCTTTGCCCGGGATGGTCGAGCGGGGCGCCGGGGCGGTCCTGAACATCGCGTCCATCGCCGGCTTCCAGCCGATCCCGTACATGGCGGTCTACTCGGCGACCAAGGCGTTCGTGTTGACGTTCTCCGAAGCGGTGCAGGAGGAATTGCACGGCACGGGGGTGTCGGTGACCGCCCTGTGTCCCGGACCGGTGCCCACCGAGTGGGCCCAGATCGCCGACGCCGAGCGGTTTAGCCTCCCGTTGCTGCAGACCTCGCCGCATGAGGTGGCCAAGCAAGCGATTCAGGGCATGCTCGCCGGTAAGCGCACGGTGGTGCCCGGCGCGGTGCCCAAGGCCGTCAGCACCAGCGGCCGACTCATTCCACGTAGCCTGCTGCTGCCCGGAATTCGGATCGGCAACGCGCTGCGCGGCGGCCCCGGCCGTTAG
- a CDS encoding type II toxin-antitoxin system Rv0910 family toxin, with the protein MAAVDMTLDVPMAPQKMWDHVSDLSTLGDWLVMHEGWRSELPDEITEGTEIVGVARSKGLRNRVTWTVTKWDPPHEVAMSGAGKGGAKYAVTLTVRPTKDGSNLGLRLELGGRPLFGPVGSAAARAVKGDVQKSLKQFVELYG; encoded by the coding sequence ATGGCCGCCGTTGACATGACCCTGGACGTTCCGATGGCTCCCCAGAAGATGTGGGACCACGTCTCTGACCTGTCCACACTCGGCGATTGGCTGGTCATGCACGAGGGCTGGCGCAGCGAATTGCCCGACGAGATCACCGAAGGCACCGAGATCGTGGGTGTGGCGCGCTCGAAAGGCCTGCGCAACCGGGTTACCTGGACGGTGACCAAGTGGGATCCGCCGCACGAAGTGGCGATGTCGGGCGCCGGAAAGGGCGGCGCGAAGTATGCCGTCACGCTCACCGTCCGGCCCACCAAAGACGGTTCCAACCTCGGGCTGCGTCTTGAGCTGGGCGGACGTCCCCTGTTCGGCCCGGTCGGTTCCGCCGCGGCGCGCGCGGTCAAAGGAGACGTGCAGAAGTCGCTCAAGCAGTTCGTCGAGCTGTACGGGTAG
- a CDS encoding serine/threonine-protein kinase, giving the protein MTEDRAGSEFGPYRLIRLLGSGGYGEVYEAEDTTMHRTVALKLLSSTFSQDPVFRERLFREAHTAGRLREPHVLPIHGCGEINGQVYIDMRLVRGVDLDTVLKRDGPMQPARAVNLIRQVAGALDAAHAESVLHRDVKPANILLSGQAGQDFASLVDFGLANAAGDARLTKPGKAVGTFDYVAPERLSGGAVDQRCDVYALACVLYELLTGAPPYAERRDLPALMQAHLTAPVPLASKHRAGIPSEMDTVIARGMAKNPDERYPSAGELAEAAQRALAPAAPTKEWPLSPAPPPPWDAGPVPYQPVPPPPAWAQPRSRRTGRRTTIAVAIVAVVAVVATVAIIVFAHRPASSTPAASSSPRPSSTIPTPLKFPDLVQVRGVAVDEAGDVYAAELGSRSPDGRVLKLAVGQSAPAELTFGEIYAEGVAVDSAGNVYVADYHAPGVWKLTPGARGPTPLPFGHLGHPLGIAMGKDGSIYVSDSVLRQVLKLPPGASSATVLMPTTPLSTPTGVAVDSDGNLYVADAEARHVLKLAAGADTPTELPIGGLQRPYGVAVDGKGTVYVSDLDTQGIFKLAPGATSATRVTRPGLNYTFGIAVDKNGDLFLTDCHRGDTCATGKVLELGAPS; this is encoded by the coding sequence TTGACCGAGGATCGGGCGGGTTCGGAGTTCGGGCCATATCGGCTGATTCGACTGCTGGGCAGCGGCGGCTATGGCGAGGTCTACGAGGCCGAGGACACCACCATGCACCGCACGGTGGCGCTCAAGCTGCTCAGCAGCACCTTCTCCCAAGACCCGGTGTTCCGGGAGCGACTCTTCCGGGAAGCCCACACGGCCGGGCGCCTCCGCGAACCACACGTCCTGCCGATCCACGGATGCGGGGAAATCAACGGGCAGGTCTACATCGACATGCGACTTGTGCGCGGCGTGGACCTGGACACCGTGCTCAAGCGCGATGGCCCCATGCAGCCCGCTCGGGCAGTCAATCTGATCCGCCAGGTTGCCGGTGCGCTGGATGCCGCGCACGCCGAGTCGGTGCTGCACCGCGACGTCAAACCCGCCAACATCTTGCTGTCGGGCCAGGCCGGGCAAGACTTTGCCAGCCTGGTCGACTTCGGTCTGGCCAACGCGGCAGGCGACGCCCGGCTCACCAAACCCGGCAAGGCCGTCGGCACCTTCGATTACGTTGCACCGGAGCGGCTTTCCGGCGGCGCGGTCGATCAACGCTGCGACGTGTATGCGCTGGCCTGCGTGCTGTACGAACTACTGACCGGGGCGCCACCGTACGCGGAGCGGCGCGACCTTCCTGCGCTCATGCAAGCTCACTTGACCGCGCCGGTGCCGCTGGCCAGCAAGCACCGCGCGGGAATTCCGTCCGAAATGGATACGGTGATCGCGCGCGGCATGGCCAAGAACCCCGATGAGCGCTACCCGAGCGCCGGGGAGTTGGCCGAGGCCGCTCAGCGAGCCTTGGCTCCGGCCGCGCCGACCAAGGAATGGCCGCTCAGCCCGGCTCCGCCGCCGCCGTGGGATGCCGGCCCAGTGCCATACCAGCCCGTACCCCCGCCGCCCGCGTGGGCTCAGCCGCGTAGCCGAAGAACCGGCCGCCGCACCACGATTGCGGTGGCCATCGTCGCCGTGGTGGCCGTGGTCGCGACGGTGGCGATTATCGTTTTCGCGCATCGCCCAGCGTCGTCGACGCCCGCCGCCAGCAGCTCGCCGCGACCCTCGTCGACCATCCCGACACCGTTGAAGTTTCCCGACCTGGTGCAAGTCCGCGGCGTGGCCGTCGACGAGGCCGGCGACGTGTACGCCGCCGAGCTGGGGTCACGGTCACCCGACGGTCGGGTGCTGAAGTTGGCGGTTGGCCAGTCCGCGCCCGCCGAGTTGACGTTCGGGGAGATCTATGCCGAGGGAGTCGCAGTGGACTCGGCCGGAAACGTCTACGTCGCCGACTACCATGCGCCGGGAGTTTGGAAGCTGACGCCCGGCGCCCGCGGACCGACTCCGTTGCCCTTCGGGCATCTCGGCCACCCGCTAGGCATCGCGATGGGCAAAGACGGCAGCATCTACGTCTCGGACAGCGTTCTGCGGCAGGTTCTCAAATTGCCACCCGGAGCATCGAGCGCGACCGTGCTGATGCCGACCACTCCACTGAGTACGCCCACGGGTGTGGCGGTGGACAGCGACGGCAACCTCTATGTCGCGGACGCAGAGGCGCGGCACGTGCTCAAGCTGGCTGCTGGGGCGGATACTCCCACCGAGCTGCCAATCGGCGGACTGCAACGACCCTACGGCGTGGCCGTCGACGGGAAAGGCACCGTCTACGTCTCAGATCTCGACACGCAGGGCATCTTCAAGTTGGCCCCCGGCGCAACCAGCGCCACCCGGGTAACCCGCCCCGGGCTGAACTACACGTTCGGGATAGCCGTCGACAAGAACGGAGACCTCTTCCTTACCGACTGCCACCGGGGCGATACGTGCGCCACCGGCAAGGTGTTGGAATTGGGTGCCCCGTCATGA